The window CGCCGGTTCGACGTGGGCTCCTGGTTCGACCGGCGCTTCTCCGGGGAGCGCATCCCCCGGCTCGACGAGGTCCTGGACGTCGTGGGCAAGAAGGCCGAGGTGCATCTGGAGCTCAAGCGCGGCTCGGCCTGCTATCCCGGCATCGAGGGCCGCGTGGTCGAGCTCCTGCGCCGGCGGCGGGCGCTCAAGACCTGCGTCGTGTCGAGCTTCGATCACCAGGCCCTGCGCGCCGTGCGCGCGCTGGAGCCCAAGGCGCGTCTGGGCTATCTGCTGGGCGAGACCCCGATCGAGACCGCCTGGGAGGAGATCCAATCGCTGCGGGCCGAGAGCCTGCACCTGAGCCTGCGGCAGGTCGACGCCGCCCGGGTGTCGGGCGGACACCGCA of the Elusimicrobiota bacterium genome contains:
- a CDS encoding glycerophosphodiester phosphodiesterase family protein; the encoded protein is MRLIAHRGASGLAPENTLASFRLAMELGAQAVEFDVHQAADKELVVIHDESLRRTAGWPEHIRDLTWQELRRFDVGSWFDRRFSGERIPRLDEVLDVVGKKAEVHLELKRGSACYPGIEGRVVELLRRRRALKTCVVSSFDHQALRAVRALEPKARLGYLLGETPIETAWEEIQSLRAESLHLSLRQVDAARVSGGHRRRLRVLVYTVNDEAQARRLLKMGVDGVFTNFPRLLEKTA